A region from the Gammaproteobacteria bacterium genome encodes:
- a CDS encoding hypothetical protein (Evidence 5 : Unknown function) — protein MRLRCPAELGRGFPIRSIKQNRLDIRHYRKPKTSPPDPLSLTGEREIFCLFRRGVKHNNGIILPLSC, from the coding sequence ATGAGGTTGCGTTGTCCGGCAGAGCTAGGTAGGGGGTTTCCGATAAGGTCTATTAAACAGAATAGGTTAGATATTAGACATTATCGGAAACCCAAAACCTCACCCCCCGACCCTCTCTCCTTAACAGGAGAGAGGGAGATTTTTTGCCTGTTCCGTCGAGGAGTTAAGCATAACAACGGAATAAT